One genomic region from Skermania piniformis encodes:
- a CDS encoding DUF2997 domain-containing protein produces MTERARITVVVGPDGHIRAATHGVTGTQCLPYVAVLEDLLEATAVDSAYTADWTTESARVANSAGTTVRADDGPG; encoded by the coding sequence GTGACCGAGCGAGCCCGAATCACCGTCGTCGTCGGCCCGGACGGGCACATCCGCGCCGCGACCCACGGGGTTACCGGTACGCAGTGCCTGCCCTACGTCGCGGTGCTGGAGGACCTGCTCGAGGCGACCGCGGTGGACAGCGCATACACCGCCGACTGGACGACGGAGTCGGCACGGGTGGCCAATTCGGCCGGTACGACGGTTCGCGCCGACGACGGGCCCGGATGA
- a CDS encoding HNH endonuclease signature motif containing protein, with translation MCSSAAPPGNSGSDGAGSDGAGSDGAGSDGASSVAAVAVIDAALDDLAALVPESGTAALGVLQELERVARRIAGVGYGLIRVTVEAPGDEFGGRRYRDVLADALRIRPNEASARLFEAADLTASSTMTGQPVPPILPELAARVRTGEVGREHVRVVRKFLHDLPNGVDASTRVAAERELARAATTLRPDELGKLATHLDAVVNPDGTLSDERDRARKRGIRLGEQERDGMSRLTGYVSPELRAYLESIFAKYARPGMCNPDDELPTVDGEAPAEHVERDQRTPAQRNHDALLTVLRAAIASGELGQHRGLPVTVIVTTTLQDLETAAGYSGYAPGPGPRTGYPPDRSTGYAPDEPTTSPASGGTDRGAPVPGRSPGGIGGKATTASGTLIPYRDLIRMATHAWHYLVVFDAHTEQPLYLGRSKRLASPDQRIVATAQYGGCTYPGCPRPAVDCEYHHMTAWAAGGPTDITDLAPACGHHHALADQGWTVRRNPAGRIEWLPPTWLDPDRAARTNTYHRPADWYRPADWYRPPRDTTTPVERSPIQR, from the coding sequence ATGTGTTCTAGTGCGGCTCCTCCGGGTAACTCGGGTTCGGACGGCGCAGGTTCGGACGGCGCAGGTTCGGACGGCGCAGGTTCGGACGGCGCGAGTTCGGTGGCCGCGGTCGCGGTGATCGATGCCGCCCTGGACGATCTCGCCGCGCTGGTTCCGGAGTCGGGGACGGCCGCGCTCGGAGTGTTGCAGGAGCTCGAACGGGTAGCGCGGCGGATCGCCGGGGTCGGGTACGGGCTGATTCGAGTGACGGTCGAGGCTCCGGGTGACGAGTTCGGTGGCCGCCGTTACCGGGATGTGCTTGCTGATGCGTTGCGGATTCGGCCGAACGAGGCGAGTGCCCGGTTGTTTGAGGCCGCCGATCTCACTGCGTCGTCGACGATGACCGGGCAACCCGTGCCGCCGATACTGCCCGAGTTGGCGGCGCGAGTCCGGACGGGCGAGGTCGGGCGAGAGCACGTGCGAGTGGTTCGGAAGTTTCTGCATGATCTGCCCAACGGAGTCGACGCGTCCACTCGGGTCGCCGCGGAGCGGGAACTCGCCCGGGCTGCGACCACGCTACGACCGGATGAGCTGGGCAAGCTCGCCACACACCTCGATGCCGTCGTGAATCCCGATGGCACGCTGTCCGATGAGCGGGACCGGGCCCGCAAACGCGGTATCCGGCTCGGCGAGCAGGAACGCGACGGGATGAGCCGGCTCACCGGGTATGTCTCCCCGGAATTGCGCGCTTATCTGGAATCGATCTTCGCCAAGTACGCGCGGCCGGGTATGTGTAACCCCGACGACGAGCTTCCGACCGTCGACGGTGAGGCGCCGGCCGAGCACGTCGAGCGGGACCAGCGGACCCCGGCCCAGCGCAATCATGATGCGCTGCTGACGGTGCTGCGCGCGGCGATCGCATCCGGAGAGTTGGGGCAGCACCGTGGGCTGCCGGTGACGGTGATCGTCACGACCACCCTCCAAGACCTCGAGACCGCCGCCGGGTACTCCGGGTATGCGCCCGGCCCGGGACCGCGAACCGGGTACCCGCCCGACCGATCTACGGGTTACGCGCCCGATGAACCGACGACGTCACCGGCATCCGGCGGAACCGACCGAGGTGCCCCGGTTCCGGGCCGTAGCCCGGGTGGGATCGGCGGGAAAGCAACGACCGCGAGCGGAACCCTGATCCCGTACCGGGATCTGATCCGGATGGCCACCCATGCCTGGCACTACCTGGTGGTGTTCGACGCGCACACCGAACAGCCGTTGTATCTCGGCCGATCCAAACGCCTTGCCTCACCGGATCAACGGATCGTGGCAACCGCCCAGTACGGCGGCTGCACCTATCCGGGCTGTCCGCGGCCGGCAGTGGATTGCGAGTACCACCACATGACCGCCTGGGCGGCCGGCGGCCCCACCGACATCACCGATCTCGCCCCCGCCTGTGGTCATCACCACGCGCTGGCCGATCAAGGCTGGACCGTGCGGCGCAACCCGGCCGGCCGGATCGAATGGCTACCACCGACCTGGCTCGACCCCGACCGCGCCGCCCGAACCAACACCTACCACCGGCCCGCCGACTGGTACCGGCCCGCCGACTGGTACCGGCCGCCGCGCGACACAACCACGCCCGTC
- a CDS encoding AAA family ATPase, giving the protein MAALGFRGTLTQLLQARFPVLYVETFEEQRVFAEIAGVLAGWKTPRTLWHWSVTEGLHRSGTTPTRTSTDPAAALQVAREVSDSSVFVFADLHAHLGDDSRPADPLIVRTLRDVVRDFRAGDLARTLIIVAPILRIPPELEKDVTIVDFRLPDERDVRGLLESMITQNQAVVRVLLDEAGRDRMTKAALGLTLAEAENAFARAMVVDGSLTDRDVELVLAEKAQTIRKSGLLDLVDSDVGLTDVGGLGELKVWLGKRRNAWLAEAAQYGLPAPKGVLITGVPGCGKSLTAKAAATAWGVPLIRLDIGKVFAGLVGASEHNMRSALATAEASAPCVLWVDEIDKGFGAGSSDSGTNARVFGTLLTWMQEKTAPVFVMATANTIDHLPPEFLRKGRFDEIFFVDLPGDAERAEIWRLHLHRRLAAGPAAAMDYTDLLIADLAAASGGCSGAEIEQAVVAALFDAYSQRRPPAAADLFHAIESTVPLSVLQEAQVTALRDWAALRAVNASSTAGP; this is encoded by the coding sequence GACCCTCACCCAACTGCTGCAGGCTCGGTTTCCGGTGCTGTACGTGGAAACCTTCGAGGAACAGCGGGTATTCGCGGAGATCGCCGGCGTTCTCGCCGGCTGGAAGACGCCGCGCACGCTCTGGCACTGGTCGGTCACCGAGGGGCTGCACCGGTCGGGAACGACGCCGACCCGCACGTCCACCGATCCCGCGGCGGCGCTGCAGGTGGCCCGCGAGGTCAGCGACAGTTCGGTGTTCGTGTTCGCCGACCTGCACGCGCACCTCGGCGACGACTCCCGACCGGCCGACCCGCTGATCGTGCGCACGCTGCGCGACGTGGTGCGCGACTTCCGGGCCGGAGATCTCGCGCGCACCCTGATCATCGTCGCGCCGATCCTGCGCATCCCACCCGAACTGGAAAAAGACGTCACGATCGTCGACTTCCGACTGCCCGACGAGCGGGACGTCCGCGGCCTGCTGGAGTCGATGATCACGCAGAACCAGGCGGTCGTTCGGGTGCTGCTCGACGAGGCGGGTCGCGACCGGATGACCAAGGCCGCGCTCGGGCTGACCCTGGCCGAGGCGGAGAACGCGTTCGCGCGGGCGATGGTCGTCGACGGCAGCCTGACCGACCGCGACGTCGAGCTGGTGCTCGCCGAGAAGGCCCAGACCATCCGAAAGTCCGGCCTGCTCGACCTGGTGGACAGCGACGTCGGGCTCACCGACGTCGGCGGGCTCGGCGAGCTCAAGGTATGGCTGGGTAAGCGGCGCAACGCCTGGCTGGCCGAGGCCGCGCAGTACGGTCTGCCCGCGCCGAAAGGCGTGCTGATCACCGGTGTTCCCGGCTGCGGCAAGTCGCTGACCGCGAAGGCCGCGGCGACCGCCTGGGGCGTGCCGCTGATCCGATTGGACATCGGCAAGGTGTTTGCCGGACTGGTCGGCGCGAGTGAACACAACATGCGCTCGGCACTGGCCACGGCGGAAGCATCCGCGCCGTGCGTGTTGTGGGTGGACGAGATCGACAAGGGTTTCGGTGCCGGCAGCAGCGACTCCGGAACCAACGCCCGGGTGTTCGGCACGCTGCTGACCTGGATGCAGGAGAAGACCGCGCCGGTGTTCGTGATGGCCACCGCGAACACCATCGACCACCTGCCGCCGGAGTTCCTGCGCAAGGGCAGGTTCGACGAGATCTTCTTCGTCGACCTGCCCGGCGACGCGGAGCGGGCGGAGATCTGGCGGCTGCACCTGCACCGGCGACTCGCGGCCGGGCCCGCAGCGGCGATGGATTACACCGACCTGCTGATCGCCGATCTGGCCGCCGCGAGTGGCGGGTGCTCCGGCGCGGAGATCGAACAGGCCGTCGTCGCCGCGCTGTTCGATGCCTATTCGCAGCGTCGGCCGCCGGCCGCAGCGGATCTGTTCCACGCGATCGAGTCGACCGTTCCCCTGTCCGTCCTGCAGGAGGCGCAGGTGACGGCGCTGCGTGACTGGGCCGCGCTGCGCGCCGTGAACGCATCGTCGACAGCTGGGCCGTGA
- a CDS encoding 4Fe-4S single cluster domain-containing protein, translating to MTTPPPAVDADTLLVARVLTATDAEGPGTRTAIWVQGCRIRCPGCFNPHLWGAAGGRRVELSGWLPPVLDDAAAGGVEGITLLGGEPFEQAAPLARLATAARERGLSVMTFSGYTYAELRRWAADRTDIAALLSHTDLLADGPFRADLLDHTRPWVGSSNQGLRALTPRYAGIDVTRRPDRVEIRIDRSGTVAVNGWADTDRLDLLLDDLRGRGHRAGRKP from the coding sequence GTGACTACCCCACCACCCGCCGTCGACGCGGACACGCTGCTGGTCGCCCGAGTGCTCACCGCCACCGACGCAGAAGGCCCCGGCACCCGCACGGCGATCTGGGTGCAGGGTTGCCGGATCCGCTGCCCGGGCTGCTTCAACCCGCACCTGTGGGGCGCCGCCGGCGGCCGGCGGGTCGAGCTGAGCGGGTGGCTGCCGCCGGTGCTCGACGACGCCGCGGCCGGCGGCGTCGAGGGCATCACGCTGCTCGGCGGCGAACCGTTCGAGCAGGCGGCGCCGCTCGCCCGGCTCGCCACCGCCGCACGGGAACGCGGCCTCTCGGTGATGACCTTCAGCGGATACACCTATGCCGAGCTGCGGCGCTGGGCCGCCGACCGGACCGACATCGCGGCCCTGCTATCGCACACCGACCTGCTCGCCGACGGCCCGTTCCGGGCGGATCTGCTCGACCACACCCGCCCCTGGGTGGGCTCGAGCAACCAGGGTCTACGCGCGCTCACGCCGCGATACGCCGGCATCGACGTCACCCGCCGACCCGATCGGGTCGAGATCCGAATCGACCGGTCGGGCACCGTCGCGGTCAACGGCTGGGCCGACACCGACCGGCTGGATCTGCTACTGGACGACCTCCGCGGACGCGGTCACCGAGCCGGTCGAAAACCTTAG